The Streptomyces sp. NL15-2K genome contains a region encoding:
- a CDS encoding integrase core domain-containing protein, with the protein MLLRLAYLGVTNAFAMLRLLPMSDREKDVEILALRHQIGVLERQLNGQQVRFHASDRAFLASLLHGLPREVLRRMRLLVRPDTVLRWHRNVIARRHASQSRPKRGGRPRTVHSIRALVLRLAMENPSWGYRRLHGELLVLGVKVAASTVWEILKEADVDPAPKRASSTWADFLRSQAYALLACEFFEAVTLSGARLYVFAAIEHANRRIRILGATAHPTASWVVQPAKNLVMDLEDAGCRARYLIRDRDGKFPRPFDELLKDAGIEVVLNGVRMPRMNSIMERWVQTCRRELLDRTLTWNQRHLLHALREFETFYNEHRPHQGLANARPLHSLPAPIEDPDRIARLDIRRRARLGCTLHEYQHAA; encoded by the coding sequence GTGCTGCTGAGACTGGCGTACCTGGGTGTGACGAACGCGTTCGCGATGCTGCGACTGCTGCCGATGAGCGACCGGGAGAAAGATGTCGAGATCCTGGCCTTGCGCCACCAGATCGGCGTTCTGGAACGGCAGCTGAACGGGCAGCAGGTCCGGTTCCACGCGAGCGACCGGGCGTTTTTGGCGTCGCTCCTCCATGGCCTGCCACGGGAAGTGCTGCGCCGGATGCGGCTGCTGGTGCGGCCGGACACGGTACTGCGCTGGCACCGCAACGTCATCGCCCGCCGACACGCTTCCCAGTCCCGGCCGAAGCGCGGAGGCCGGCCCCGCACCGTGCACTCGATCCGGGCGCTGGTGCTGCGCCTGGCCATGGAAAATCCAAGTTGGGGCTATCGGCGCCTGCACGGTGAGCTGCTCGTACTCGGGGTGAAGGTGGCAGCATCCACGGTCTGGGAAATCTTGAAGGAAGCCGACGTCGACCCGGCGCCCAAGCGGGCCTCCAGCACTTGGGCGGACTTCCTGCGCTCCCAGGCCTACGCGCTCCTGGCGTGCGAATTCTTCGAGGCCGTCACTCTGTCCGGGGCCCGCTTGTACGTGTTCGCCGCGATCGAGCACGCGAACCGCCGGATCCGGATCCTGGGCGCGACCGCGCACCCGACCGCGTCCTGGGTGGTCCAGCCTGCGAAAAATCTCGTCATGGACCTCGAGGACGCCGGCTGCCGGGCTCGCTATCTGATCAGGGATCGGGACGGGAAGTTCCCACGGCCGTTCGACGAGTTGCTCAAGGACGCGGGTATCGAGGTGGTGCTCAACGGCGTCCGGATGCCGCGCATGAACTCGATCATGGAACGGTGGGTGCAGACCTGCAGGCGAGAGCTGCTAGACCGTACGTTGACCTGGAACCAGCGCCATCTCCTGCACGCCCTGCGCGAGTTCGAGACGTTCTATAATGAGCACCGGCCGCACCAGGGTCTTGCGAATGCCCGCCCTCTCCACTCGCTGCCCGCTCCGATCGAGGACCCGGACCGGATCGCCCGTCTGGACATACGACGGCGAGCGCGACTCGGCTGCACCCTCCACGAGTATCAACATGCCGCCTGA
- a CDS encoding integrase core domain-containing protein, whose amino-acid sequence MLLRLACLGVANVFAPLRLLPVSNQDKDAEILALRHQITVLERRPGRDRVRFAPSDRVFLAAPLHRLPRGVLRRARLLVRPDTVLRRHRDLVSRRHAARSRPGRAGRPRTVRSIRVLVLRLARENPGWGYRRIHGELLVVGVQVAASTVWEIVKEAGIDPAPERGSSTWTDFLRSRADALPACDFFEAVTLSGARLYVFAVIGHAGRRIRVLGATAHPTASWVAQAARNLVMDLEGAGCRARFMIRDRDGKYPALFDTVLEDAGIEVVLSGIRMPRMNALMERWVQTCRRELLDRTLVWNQRHLLHALREFEQHYNSHRPHQGIADARPLHPLPPPITDPDAIAHLDIRRRDRLGGTLHEYQHAA is encoded by the coding sequence GTGCTGCTTCGACTTGCCTGTCTGGGTGTGGCGAACGTGTTCGCCCCGCTGCGGCTGCTGCCGGTGAGCAACCAGGACAAGGACGCGGAGATCCTCGCGCTGCGTCATCAGATCACGGTGCTGGAACGCCGGCCCGGCCGGGATCGGGTGCGGTTCGCCCCGAGTGACCGGGTGTTCCTGGCCGCGCCACTGCACCGGCTCCCGCGCGGTGTGCTGCGCCGGGCACGGCTGCTGGTGCGCCCGGACACTGTGCTGCGCCGGCACCGTGACCTGGTCTCGCGCCGCCACGCGGCCCGTTCCCGGCCGGGGCGTGCGGGTCGGCCGCGTACCGTGCGCTCGATCCGCGTTCTCGTGCTGCGTCTGGCGCGGGAGAATCCCGGCTGGGGCTACCGGCGCATCCACGGCGAGCTGCTGGTTGTGGGCGTGCAGGTGGCCGCCTCCACGGTGTGGGAGATCGTGAAGGAGGCGGGGATCGACCCGGCACCCGAGCGGGGTTCCAGCACCTGGACGGACTTTCTGCGCTCCCGGGCCGATGCCCTGCCGGCGTGTGACTTCTTCGAAGCGGTCACCCTGTCCGGGGCGCGGCTGTACGTGTTCGCGGTGATCGGGCACGCCGGCCGGCGCATCCGCGTCCTGGGCGCGACGGCGCACCCGACCGCCTCCTGGGTGGCGCAGGCCGCCAGGAACCTCGTCATGGATCTCGAGGGTGCCGGCTGCCGGGCCCGGTTCATGATCCGCGACCGCGACGGGAAGTACCCCGCCCTGTTCGACACCGTCCTCGAGGATGCGGGGATCGAGGTCGTGCTCAGCGGGATCCGGATGCCGCGGATGAACGCGCTCATGGAACGGTGGGTGCAGACCTGCCGCCGCGAACTGCTGGACCGCACCCTGGTCTGGAACCAGCGCCACCTGCTCCACGCCCTGCGCGAGTTCGAACAGCACTACAACTCCCACCGGCCCCACCAAGGCATCGCAGACGCCCGCCCGCTGCACCCCCTGCCTCCGCCGATCACCGACCCGGACGCTATCGCCCACCTCGACATACGACGACGCGACCGCCTCGGCGGCACCCTCCACGAGTACCAGCATGCGGCCTGA
- a CDS encoding FadR/GntR family transcriptional regulator — protein MDPVRRQALSDQVITRLRRQITSGAWPVGSRIPTETELVDQLGVARNTVREAVRALAHTGLLEIRHGSGSYVQATSELAGMMRTRFERARTEDVTDVRSALEIRAARLACARRTPEDLERLELVLGQRQQAWSAGDRLGFANADVAFHLAVVSASHNTVLAELHADLGEVIRDSLLDHFGDTLRPEQFQDHARLVEAIRERDSDRAAYESGSYMDCAPAEKYE, from the coding sequence ATGGATCCCGTCCGCCGCCAGGCGCTTTCCGACCAGGTGATCACCCGACTGCGACGGCAGATCACCTCCGGGGCCTGGCCCGTGGGCTCACGCATCCCGACCGAGACGGAGCTCGTCGATCAGCTCGGCGTGGCCCGGAACACCGTGCGGGAGGCGGTCCGGGCCCTCGCGCACACCGGCCTGCTGGAAATCCGCCACGGCTCCGGGTCCTACGTGCAGGCGACCAGCGAACTCGCCGGTATGATGCGGACCCGCTTCGAAAGGGCCCGGACAGAGGACGTCACCGACGTCCGCAGCGCCCTGGAGATCCGGGCGGCGCGGCTGGCCTGTGCCCGCCGTACCCCGGAGGATCTGGAACGGCTCGAACTCGTCCTGGGGCAGCGGCAGCAGGCGTGGTCGGCCGGAGACCGGCTCGGCTTCGCGAACGCGGACGTCGCCTTCCACCTGGCCGTCGTCAGCGCGTCCCACAACACCGTGCTGGCCGAGTTGCACGCGGACCTCGGTGAGGTGATCCGGGACTCGCTGCTGGACCACTTCGGCGACACGCTGCGCCCCGAGCAGTTCCAGGACCACGCCCGTCTCGTCGAGGCGATCCGCGAACGCGACAGCGACCGGGCGGCGTACGAGTCCGGCTCCTACATGGACTGCGCTCCCGCCGAGAAGTACGAGTAA
- a CDS encoding toll/interleukin-1 receptor domain-containing protein translates to MLVSLWLRCWAEFASPLFDLRRQAGCRSGVFCVATVSDCLHAPKPPYGWIGYVPHPHVRSSGRNPGNDLRRYGRGRAGAAVRYGRHFISYRRGDHQSVVDGLYEGLARHFGAEQVFLDRLSIVPGQRFPDVLREWVADCDVLLVVVHRGWVDVRGESSDERWLDDAEDWGRWEIEQALHSGKTVIPLLLDGAHAPLSEQLPESLSDLARRNAQYLREARHGADMAELIAVLESHVTRTWQPVPAPPSSGVRRPGRWLGAGTAVSALAILLGVPAIPWDDGWVGTDEPPFTLVAAVWSFW, encoded by the coding sequence GTGTTGGTCAGCCTCTGGCTGCGATGTTGGGCGGAGTTCGCGAGTCCGCTGTTCGATCTCCGACGCCAGGCAGGCTGCCGGTCGGGCGTGTTCTGCGTAGCTACGGTCAGTGACTGCCTCCACGCTCCCAAGCCCCCGTATGGCTGGATCGGCTACGTTCCGCACCCCCACGTCCGCTCATCTGGTAGGAACCCTGGCAACGATCTCCGGCGGTACGGGCGAGGGCGGGCGGGGGCGGCGGTTCGGTATGGGCGGCATTTCATCAGCTATCGCAGAGGCGACCACCAGAGCGTGGTGGATGGGCTGTACGAGGGGCTGGCAAGGCACTTCGGTGCGGAGCAGGTGTTCCTGGACCGGCTGTCCATCGTGCCGGGCCAGCGGTTTCCGGACGTTCTGCGGGAGTGGGTGGCGGACTGTGACGTGCTGCTCGTCGTGGTCCACCGGGGGTGGGTGGACGTGCGGGGCGAATCCTCGGATGAGCGGTGGTTGGACGACGCGGAGGACTGGGGCCGCTGGGAGATCGAGCAGGCGCTGCACAGCGGCAAGACCGTCATCCCGCTGCTGCTGGACGGGGCCCATGCACCACTGTCGGAGCAACTGCCGGAATCCCTGAGCGACTTGGCCCGTCGGAATGCCCAGTACCTGCGCGAGGCCCGGCACGGCGCCGACATGGCGGAGCTGATCGCCGTACTGGAGTCGCATGTGACCCGGACCTGGCAGCCCGTGCCGGCGCCACCGTCGAGCGGGGTCCGTCGGCCCGGCCGGTGGCTGGGAGCCGGTACGGCGGTGTCGGCCTTGGCCATCCTGCTCGGGGTGCCCGCGATTCCCTGGGACGACGGGTGGGTGGGGACGGACGAGCCTCCTTTCACGCTGGTGGCCGCCGTCTGGTCGTTCTGGTGA